A window of the Luteitalea sp. genome harbors these coding sequences:
- a CDS encoding type II toxin-antitoxin system RelE/ParE family toxin codes for MIIVWSLRAIEHLAHLRSYIARDNPNAANRIAAALLDAVDRLVELPNLGRPGRIAGTRERVVPGTPYVIPYRLRGDRLEVIAVFHGRQKWPKSL; via the coding sequence GTGATCATCGTCTGGTCGCTGCGGGCCATCGAGCACCTGGCTCACCTCCGCTCGTACATCGCGCGTGACAACCCCAACGCCGCTAATCGAATCGCTGCCGCACTGCTCGATGCTGTCGACCGCCTCGTGGAGCTGCCGAATCTTGGCCGTCCCGGTCGAATCGCTGGTACGCGGGAACGGGTCGTGCCGGGCACACCATACGTGATTCCCTACAGGCTGCGAGGCGATCGTCTCGAGGTCATCGCAGTTTTCCACGGTCGGCAGAAATGGCCAAAGAGTCTGTGA